One window of the Dehalococcoidia bacterium genome contains the following:
- a CDS encoding ABC transporter ATP-binding protein has protein sequence MATAVRVSNLVKRYSTDEGAVNAVREVSFNVEEGEFFTLLGPSGCGKSTTLRCIAGLEKADGGEIAIDDMIVVSSDGNGYVPAHQRPIGMVFQSYAIWPHMNVFDNVAFPISRGKGKLPKSQVRERVLEALSLVRLDGLENRPAPQLSGGQQQRLALARALVRQPKALLLDEPLSNLDAKLRDEMRVELKTLTERLNITTIFVTHDQLEALTLSDQIAVMRDGEIVQLGSPKEIYSTPVSRFTAEFIGTTNLLEGTLVSSSRGVAKVNTPQGEILCTAVDSLNVNDKVSLAIRPANIIVKATKNAKDNAIQGKIETMVFLGDSIDCRVESAGELIRAFVHPNQGLQRGDDVWLVAEPSDCKLLPYEAKFVEEEFVPSEASVAATQPPAGAS, from the coding sequence ATGGCAACTGCAGTACGTGTATCAAATTTAGTCAAGCGTTATAGCACTGATGAAGGAGCTGTAAATGCGGTGAGAGAAGTTTCATTTAACGTAGAGGAAGGCGAATTTTTCACTTTATTAGGACCTTCTGGCTGCGGAAAATCAACAACATTGCGTTGTATTGCAGGTCTTGAAAAAGCCGATGGAGGCGAAATTGCCATAGACGACATGATTGTCGTTTCGTCCGACGGTAACGGTTATGTGCCTGCTCATCAGCGTCCAATAGGAATGGTGTTTCAGTCATACGCAATTTGGCCTCATATGAATGTATTCGATAATGTCGCCTTTCCTATATCGAGAGGTAAAGGGAAACTACCTAAATCCCAAGTGAGAGAGCGTGTCCTAGAGGCACTCAGTTTAGTGCGCCTCGATGGACTAGAGAATCGCCCTGCACCTCAATTATCAGGAGGCCAGCAGCAACGCCTCGCCTTAGCACGCGCTCTTGTTCGACAGCCTAAGGCTCTGTTACTAGATGAGCCTTTATCCAATTTAGATGCAAAACTTCGTGATGAGATGCGAGTTGAATTAAAAACCTTGACGGAACGATTGAATATTACGACTATCTTTGTCACACATGATCAGCTTGAAGCATTAACTCTTTCAGATCAAATTGCTGTGATGCGTGATGGCGAAATCGTTCAGCTTGGTAGCCCTAAAGAAATATACTCTACTCCCGTTTCAAGATTTACAGCAGAGTTTATCGGTACAACAAATTTACTCGAAGGCACTTTAGTAAGTAGCAGCAGAGGTGTTGCAAAAGTGAACACACCACAAGGTGAGATCCTCTGCACTGCGGTTGATTCGCTTAATGTTAATGACAAAGTTTCGCTTGCTATTCGCCCTGCAAATATCATCGTGAAGGCTACAAAAAATGCGAAAGATAATGCAATCCAAGGGAAAATAGAAACTATGGTTTTCCTTGGAGACTCTATAGACTGCCGCGTAGAGTCAGCAGGCGAGCTGATACGCGCATTCGTGCACCCTAATCAAGGGCTGCAACGAGGCGACGATGTCTGGCTCGTTGCGGAGCCATCAGATTGCAAGCTCCTGCCGTACGAAGCGAAGTTCGTAGAAGAGGAATTTGTGCCAAGTGAAGCCTCAGTAGCTGCAACTCAACCACCAGCAGGCGCTAGTTAG
- a CDS encoding iron ABC transporter permease — protein sequence MAAVVAVARKLIPEKIRSLEPQYLILFGGLGLILAFLVIAPLAILLFYSLWSVGPADMEPGSFTLEHYRKAFLDESTYSLLLNTAVFGIGSVIFGLILGVSLAWVVERTNAPMRNFAFVVAIITAGMPPILFAMTWVFLLNPRTGVFNIPFTQWLDWDKGIFTPYSLITLVFVEGLRLTPTIFLMVVGLFRSMDPSLEEAAATSGANTLTTLRRVTLPVMLPGLLGVTIFIGTATIGIFEIPAILGMPGGIHVFATRIYLATSQVPRDYGLATSLGTVAALIGVVGIYYYHRVTRVQQRFATITGKGYRPRRIDLGPWRKWAGTAIIAYFLLMVLLPTVILLYASTQPYFRPPSIAAFEGASLDAYRGLFKQSAFWIGLKNSLLLIAVVPIATVLLSAMVSWVVVRSSVRGRGILDALAFVPFTAPSIVFGLAFLLMALWIDWIPLYGTIWLIMLVHVSRFLAYGTRTTNGAMFQLHKELEEAGAVSGVGWFTVFRQITLRLLVPSLVAGWLWVAIHSGRELSMALLISTRDSQILSVISWAAWENGRSDEAAALGIILMMIMSTIVVTARLLTLRLTKEQG from the coding sequence TTGGCTGCTGTTGTCGCTGTTGCAAGGAAATTAATTCCAGAAAAGATTCGTAGTCTTGAACCCCAATACTTAATACTGTTTGGGGGACTTGGTTTAATTCTAGCCTTTCTGGTAATTGCGCCCTTAGCAATTCTTTTGTTCTACAGCCTTTGGAGCGTAGGCCCCGCTGATATGGAGCCTGGCTCTTTTACCTTAGAGCATTACAGAAAAGCATTCCTCGATGAATCTACATATAGCCTTCTGCTTAACACTGCAGTATTTGGCATTGGTTCTGTAATATTTGGACTAATCCTTGGCGTCAGCTTGGCATGGGTAGTAGAACGTACTAATGCGCCGATGAGGAACTTTGCCTTCGTTGTGGCGATCATTACTGCAGGCATGCCTCCAATTTTATTCGCAATGACGTGGGTTTTTCTCCTCAATCCAAGAACTGGCGTATTCAACATTCCATTCACGCAATGGCTTGACTGGGACAAAGGAATATTCACACCTTACTCACTCATAACGCTAGTATTTGTCGAAGGCTTACGTTTAACCCCTACTATTTTCTTGATGGTAGTTGGGCTTTTTAGAAGCATGGATCCATCTCTTGAAGAAGCGGCAGCTACTTCGGGAGCAAATACATTGACCACACTGCGCAGAGTGACACTGCCCGTTATGCTTCCAGGATTACTAGGAGTGACTATATTTATTGGAACTGCAACGATTGGGATATTCGAGATTCCGGCAATTCTAGGAATGCCTGGAGGTATTCACGTCTTTGCAACAAGAATATATCTGGCTACAAGCCAAGTACCCCGTGATTATGGTTTAGCAACGAGCCTAGGTACTGTTGCAGCTTTGATAGGAGTCGTTGGTATCTATTATTACCATCGTGTGACACGAGTCCAACAGCGATTCGCTACGATCACAGGCAAGGGCTATAGGCCGCGAAGAATAGATCTTGGTCCTTGGAGAAAATGGGCTGGTACTGCAATTATTGCTTACTTCTTATTAATGGTTTTGCTGCCAACAGTAATACTTTTGTACGCAAGCACGCAGCCGTATTTCCGCCCCCCTTCAATAGCAGCATTTGAAGGCGCGAGCCTTGATGCATACCGTGGTTTATTCAAGCAAAGTGCGTTTTGGATAGGTCTCAAGAACTCTTTGCTATTAATTGCTGTAGTTCCAATAGCCACAGTACTGTTGTCTGCAATGGTTTCTTGGGTTGTTGTGCGCTCTAGTGTCAGAGGGCGCGGAATATTAGATGCACTTGCATTCGTTCCATTTACCGCTCCTAGTATTGTCTTTGGGCTAGCCTTTTTGCTCATGGCACTTTGGATAGACTGGATCCCGCTTTATGGAACAATTTGGCTGATAATGCTCGTTCACGTATCACGATTCCTCGCATATGGAACACGAACTACAAATGGAGCTATGTTTCAACTTCATAAGGAGCTAGAAGAGGCTGGTGCAGTGAGCGGGGTTGGTTGGTTTACGGTGTTTCGGCAAATAACTTTGCGACTACTTGTGCCTTCACTTGTAGCCGGATGGCTTTGGGTAGCAATACATAGTGGCAGAGAACTATCAATGGCATTACTGATTAGCACCAGAGATAGTCAAATATTGTCAGTAATTTCGTGGGCAGCCTGGGAAAATGGCCGCTCTGATGAGGCTGCAGCACTAGGTATTATTCTTATGATGATAATGAGCACAATTGTTGTTACAGCAAGGCTGCTTACTTTACGGCTAACGAAAGAGCAAGGGTAG
- a CDS encoding extracellular solute-binding protein, translated as MRKIGLLFLIAVALPILAACGSDPTPTPKPVATATAAPQLSLEEQLYKDALATNSGKIAWVFPTRAAQGEPIVEAFEAQYPGLKVELTTKSTSEVTEGLLLENKAGKITADVADPGRDSRLLDQNIFADSTDIFDDIGVDKLARYGDGAATLYLPLAHGVMYNTDVINADEVPQTYEDLLDPKWKGQMVLEDRLKGFIYLTDLPEYNGKFPNLWTEAEIVEYLGKLKAQKPAIMHGNTTVGNAVSSGEFPISPDVNIASIGNAIQKGAPVDMAPVTPNAIEQWLIGAVAKGPNPPGGKLFLRWLNNVNQGIPVRVKVQPGTSMDPASGDLMGVRMSKMDLKIGYTGIEMADNFKRLQKTYREVLGIPTS; from the coding sequence GTGAGAAAGATTGGTTTATTGTTCCTAATTGCCGTTGCGCTACCAATTTTGGCAGCATGCGGTTCTGACCCAACGCCAACGCCAAAGCCAGTGGCTACGGCAACAGCTGCTCCGCAATTATCATTGGAAGAGCAGCTTTACAAGGATGCTCTCGCTACTAATAGCGGAAAAATTGCATGGGTATTTCCTACGCGAGCAGCGCAAGGAGAGCCAATAGTTGAAGCTTTTGAGGCTCAGTACCCAGGCTTGAAAGTCGAACTTACGACTAAAAGCACAAGTGAGGTAACAGAAGGGCTCTTGCTAGAGAACAAGGCAGGTAAGATTACTGCTGATGTTGCCGACCCCGGTCGAGACAGTCGACTATTAGATCAGAATATTTTTGCGGACAGCACAGATATTTTTGACGACATTGGTGTTGATAAACTAGCTCGATACGGTGATGGAGCTGCAACACTATATCTTCCGCTGGCTCACGGTGTTATGTACAACACTGACGTCATAAATGCGGACGAAGTTCCTCAAACTTATGAGGACTTGCTTGATCCAAAGTGGAAAGGCCAAATGGTTCTAGAGGACCGGTTGAAAGGATTTATCTACTTGACCGATCTTCCTGAGTACAACGGCAAATTCCCTAACCTTTGGACCGAAGCAGAAATTGTAGAGTATTTAGGCAAATTAAAGGCCCAGAAACCGGCAATCATGCACGGAAACACTACAGTGGGTAACGCTGTTTCAAGCGGAGAATTCCCAATCAGCCCAGATGTAAATATCGCATCAATAGGTAACGCCATACAAAAAGGAGCGCCTGTAGACATGGCTCCTGTTACACCTAACGCGATTGAGCAATGGTTGATAGGTGCTGTCGCCAAGGGACCCAACCCTCCAGGCGGAAAACTGTTCCTTCGCTGGCTGAATAATGTTAACCAAGGAATTCCAGTTCGAGTCAAAGTCCAGCCAGGTACAAGCATGGACCCAGCTTCAGGTGACTTGATGGGTGTACGCATGTCCAAGATGGACCTTAAGATTGGTTACACAGGCATAGAAATGGCTGATAACTTTAAGCGTCTCCAGAAGACATACCGAGAAGTACTTGGTATACCTACTAGCTAA
- a CDS encoding amidohydrolase, whose amino-acid sequence MGIIDADAHVIEIDQTWDYMDPSERQYKPGTAFQTLDSGEVLKFWVVGGRAIRTPWPGGGTEGEKAFGVFVGNVPLTIESKYMLDVQARVKHMDEMGTDIQVLYPSMWTGPITKNPAEEVAICRSYNRWMADIYAEGKGRFRWTAVVPVLNIEEAIKQLKYSKENGAVAVNLRGVEIGNRLINDPYFFPLYEAAGDLDMPICPHSGTGSFELDSIFGGSTLTAYERNKFSGLSAFHTLMMTSLPSKFPKTKWGIIEFSADWIPYLLNDLERRIVRRGDKMSAEPLVENNIWVTIQLNDDLQHIDKYVGDNRLVIGTDYGHADSATEIYALKTFEKDDRLNIASRERILWDNPKELYSIN is encoded by the coding sequence ATGGGGATCATCGATGCGGATGCACATGTAATAGAAATTGATCAGACCTGGGATTATATGGACCCCTCCGAGCGTCAATACAAACCCGGCACTGCCTTCCAAACTTTAGATTCGGGTGAAGTGCTGAAATTCTGGGTTGTTGGAGGTCGAGCAATACGAACTCCATGGCCAGGAGGCGGAACTGAAGGTGAAAAGGCATTTGGAGTATTTGTCGGTAACGTTCCTCTTACTATCGAATCTAAATACATGTTAGATGTACAGGCAAGAGTTAAACATATGGATGAAATGGGAACTGATATACAAGTTCTTTACCCATCTATGTGGACCGGGCCGATAACAAAAAACCCAGCAGAAGAAGTTGCAATATGTCGAAGCTATAACAGATGGATGGCTGATATTTATGCAGAAGGCAAAGGGCGCTTTCGCTGGACAGCTGTTGTACCAGTATTGAATATAGAGGAGGCAATTAAGCAACTAAAATATTCAAAGGAAAATGGTGCCGTTGCTGTAAATCTCAGAGGCGTTGAGATAGGGAATAGGCTTATTAATGATCCATATTTTTTCCCTTTGTATGAAGCGGCAGGGGACTTGGATATGCCGATTTGCCCTCATTCGGGCACCGGTAGTTTTGAGCTTGACAGCATATTCGGGGGAAGCACATTAACTGCTTATGAACGAAATAAATTTAGTGGTCTTTCAGCTTTTCATACTTTGATGATGACTTCTTTGCCCTCAAAATTCCCAAAAACAAAATGGGGGATTATTGAGTTTAGTGCCGACTGGATCCCGTACTTACTTAATGATTTGGAACGAAGGATTGTTAGGCGAGGTGATAAAATGAGCGCTGAGCCTTTAGTTGAAAATAATATTTGGGTTACCATTCAACTCAATGATGACTTGCAGCATATTGATAAATATGTTGGGGATAATAGATTGGTTATCGGCACAGATTACGGGCATGCCGACTCAGCAACTGAGATTTATGCCTTAAAAACTTTCGAAAAAGACGATAGGCTTAACATAGCTAGTAGAGAACGTATATTGTGGGATAACCCTAAAGAACTTTATTCTATAAATTAA
- a CDS encoding amidohydrolase yields the protein MPVIDADTHVDETEATWDYLSQQSPKYVPATMEPPAEEKSRSGLSASRSRFWLVEGRIQVRAIRDDIHHPARPRRELEDLEGRIADMDKMGVDIQVLFPTFFIRYVAQNPLPEAELAKSYNRWIAERCAKTNGRMRWAAVLPWLDADAAIKELEWAKANGACGIFKRGYDLNLPVSDSHFHPIYQAANDLDLPLCIHTGHPGSDWDRGFPIIASFLSVLSAGLPDKFPTLRFGFIEAGASWIPYAISQLAMRERSERHHEEVLTTELSKDLFKKNRLFVTVDPVDDIERLLEFDTASNLMIGTDYSHSDASANLTALGEVKRWEAAGKIDATVASAILETNPQNFYGL from the coding sequence ATGCCAGTAATTGACGCTGATACACATGTGGATGAAACTGAAGCTACTTGGGATTATTTGTCGCAGCAATCGCCCAAATACGTCCCCGCAACTATGGAGCCACCAGCTGAAGAAAAATCACGGTCTGGTTTGAGTGCTTCACGGAGCCGTTTTTGGCTTGTGGAAGGTCGGATACAGGTACGTGCTATTCGAGATGATATCCACCATCCTGCACGCCCACGACGCGAGCTTGAAGATCTTGAAGGCAGAATTGCAGATATGGACAAAATGGGGGTAGACATCCAAGTTCTATTCCCTACTTTTTTTATCCGCTACGTTGCCCAGAATCCTCTACCTGAAGCTGAACTTGCAAAATCCTATAACAGATGGATCGCTGAAAGATGCGCTAAGACAAATGGGAGAATGCGTTGGGCTGCTGTATTACCGTGGCTCGATGCTGATGCGGCTATTAAAGAGCTTGAATGGGCGAAAGCAAATGGGGCATGCGGCATTTTTAAACGCGGATATGACCTTAATTTGCCTGTGAGTGACTCTCATTTTCACCCAATCTACCAAGCTGCTAATGATCTTGATCTGCCTTTGTGTATTCACACCGGACATCCAGGAAGTGATTGGGACCGAGGCTTTCCAATAATAGCTTCGTTCCTCTCAGTACTTAGTGCGGGCCTGCCTGACAAATTCCCTACTCTTCGTTTTGGATTTATCGAAGCAGGCGCTTCATGGATACCGTATGCCATTTCTCAATTAGCGATGAGGGAAAGAAGCGAGCGTCATCATGAAGAAGTTTTGACGACAGAGCTCTCAAAAGATCTATTCAAAAAGAATCGGCTCTTTGTCACTGTTGACCCTGTTGATGACATAGAGCGATTGCTGGAGTTTGATACAGCAAGCAATTTGATGATTGGCACTGATTATAGCCACTCTGACGCATCTGCAAATCTTACTGCTCTTGGAGAAGTTAAGCGCTGGGAAGCGGCAGGGAAAATTGATGCTACTGTTGCTAGTGCGATTCTAGAGACTAATCCACAGAATTTTTATGGGCTGTAA
- a CDS encoding amidohydrolase: MATDLETIIDADGHLFEDAEGISEYMPKGYKERGPFAEQKLFPPLDHLHSASLFELPPGSFERSGTEGWKSFMSSAGISATVLYPTSALAYGKIASIDWAIAVCRAYNEWVHSAYMSVDPRFKGMALIPMQDPAAAVKELRYAVEELGMPGAMLPSTGLKSHLGSPEYWPIYEEAERLGCALGVHGGCHSGMGLDHMNIYPAVHGLGHPFGIMISFAGILMNGIYDKFPGVKIGFLEGGVSWFLLCLERLAESWATHIPFDPESKYIRLRDGESIFEYAIRQTQEGRVFVGCEGGEFALPYAVKVAGPEAFLYSSDFPHEVNRESVRHEIEEVLETDMTAAEKEKILHKNAQRFYGFKVAEIAEA, translated from the coding sequence ATGGCAACAGATCTCGAAACAATTATAGATGCGGACGGACATCTTTTTGAGGATGCTGAAGGCATTAGTGAATATATGCCAAAAGGCTACAAAGAACGTGGGCCCTTTGCGGAGCAAAAATTATTTCCACCTCTGGATCATTTGCACTCTGCGTCGCTCTTTGAACTTCCACCAGGATCTTTCGAGCGAAGCGGGACTGAAGGCTGGAAAAGCTTTATGTCATCTGCAGGTATTAGTGCAACTGTACTGTACCCAACCTCTGCATTGGCGTACGGAAAAATAGCGTCCATTGATTGGGCTATTGCAGTATGCAGGGCTTATAACGAATGGGTCCACAGCGCATATATGAGCGTTGATCCGAGATTCAAAGGCATGGCCTTGATACCAATGCAGGATCCGGCTGCTGCAGTTAAAGAGTTGCGATACGCAGTTGAAGAGCTTGGAATGCCCGGTGCGATGCTACCATCGACGGGCCTTAAGTCCCATCTAGGCTCTCCTGAGTACTGGCCTATCTACGAAGAGGCAGAACGTCTTGGCTGTGCATTAGGTGTCCATGGTGGATGTCATAGTGGGATGGGCTTAGATCACATGAACATATACCCCGCTGTGCATGGCCTCGGCCATCCTTTCGGAATCATGATTTCCTTTGCCGGTATCCTCATGAATGGGATATACGACAAGTTCCCAGGCGTAAAAATAGGATTCCTAGAAGGAGGGGTGTCCTGGTTTCTGCTGTGTCTCGAAAGATTAGCTGAATCCTGGGCAACGCATATTCCATTCGATCCTGAATCGAAATACATACGCCTCCGCGATGGTGAATCGATTTTCGAATACGCTATTCGCCAGACTCAGGAAGGTAGAGTTTTTGTCGGCTGTGAAGGAGGCGAATTCGCATTACCTTACGCTGTAAAAGTTGCTGGACCAGAAGCATTTTTATATTCATCAGACTTCCCACATGAAGTGAATCGCGAAAGCGTTAGGCATGAAATCGAAGAAGTCCTAGAGACTGATATGACTGCTGCCGAAAAAGAAAAAATACTGCACAAAAATGCACAACGCTTCTATGGCTTCAAAGTAGCTGAAATAGCAGAGGCTTAA
- a CDS encoding DMT family transporter translates to MSPEFIGVIFALGTATAFGFGSAVARLGLVNTPVVTGTVVSMVVGAAILIIAASPSYSTEIERISLSGWGFIVFTAAINYPIGRLLLFQSMRRIGVSKGNTIVSANPAVAATVAVLWLGESLSIGLLLGMVGCVGGAIWIAIIANEGAGAGVAEDAHISQTSQGISAAIGAMFTYGLVSVLIKKIVTDVTTPLVAASLVFGIGALILSIMAVPKFRMEIKLIPRNRIWKLVLGGTSMSLGIFLFYGAASRAPITAISPIVALAPLIAIGFSQFIARQFEVADKRIWLGALAVVSGVIFISLTL, encoded by the coding sequence ATGAGTCCTGAGTTTATCGGAGTAATTTTTGCCTTGGGTACCGCTACTGCATTTGGTTTTGGTTCAGCAGTGGCCCGGCTCGGGCTGGTCAATACTCCTGTAGTTACAGGGACTGTAGTTTCCATGGTAGTAGGAGCAGCTATTCTTATTATCGCTGCATCGCCGAGCTACTCAACCGAAATAGAAAGAATCAGCCTTAGCGGTTGGGGTTTTATTGTATTCACTGCGGCAATCAACTACCCAATTGGCAGACTACTCCTTTTCCAATCTATGCGCAGAATTGGGGTATCAAAAGGTAATACTATTGTCTCTGCAAATCCTGCGGTAGCCGCTACGGTAGCAGTTCTGTGGCTTGGAGAAAGTCTAAGCATAGGCTTACTCTTAGGCATGGTTGGATGCGTAGGTGGGGCTATCTGGATTGCAATAATCGCGAACGAGGGAGCAGGGGCAGGGGTTGCAGAAGACGCTCATATCAGCCAGACCTCCCAAGGTATTTCTGCCGCTATTGGTGCCATGTTCACGTACGGCTTGGTTAGTGTTTTAATTAAAAAAATAGTGACAGATGTTACAACTCCATTAGTTGCTGCGTCGTTGGTTTTTGGTATTGGAGCGCTGATTTTATCGATTATGGCTGTACCTAAATTCCGTATGGAAATTAAATTAATTCCACGCAACCGAATCTGGAAATTAGTGCTTGGCGGAACCTCTATGTCTCTTGGGATATTTTTATTTTATGGGGCTGCTAGCCGTGCTCCTATCACTGCAATATCACCAATTGTTGCGCTTGCCCCATTAATCGCCATTGGTTTTTCTCAATTCATCGCGCGACAGTTTGAAGTCGCTGATAAACGTATCTGGCTAGGAGCACTTGCAGTAGTTTCAGGTGTTATCTTTATCTCACTAACACTATAG
- a CDS encoding amidohydrolase has translation MAMPIIDADTHVDENDETWSFLLPEHEQYRPLTVSPGENNLEGVNAPPGYTRYWNIDGALRIRRIRDDVRTGTTEQTRELHDVAARLKQMDQLNVDIQVMYPTLFLTTFTTKAEIEYALCRSYNRWMGEKSRESDGRLRWVVVPPMLSMDRCIEELEWGKNNGACGVFKRGVEVGRSASDPYFFPLYEHAQFLNLPICIHTAAHDPAIGDTLASHLTMYNFRLSPIDAFISLIRDQIPNKFPKLRVGFIETLSSWVPYAIAELEALHARVQWMSNFDYSKDLVKKGRFYVACETHEDLPYIMNYTGDEHLIIGSDYSHADQSAELEALSILQARSDLSASTTNKIINDNPSEFYGIH, from the coding sequence ATGGCTATGCCAATTATTGACGCTGATACACATGTTGATGAAAACGACGAGACCTGGTCTTTCTTGTTACCTGAGCACGAACAATACAGGCCGCTTACTGTTTCTCCTGGAGAAAATAACCTTGAGGGCGTAAACGCACCTCCAGGCTACACTAGGTATTGGAATATAGATGGAGCACTTCGTATTAGGCGAATACGAGATGATGTAAGAACAGGAACTACGGAGCAGACGAGAGAATTACATGACGTTGCTGCACGTCTAAAGCAAATGGATCAGCTCAATGTTGATATTCAGGTGATGTACCCGACTTTATTCCTAACTACTTTCACAACAAAAGCAGAAATTGAGTACGCGTTATGCAGATCGTACAACAGATGGATGGGGGAAAAGTCACGTGAAAGCGACGGAAGACTGCGTTGGGTTGTAGTTCCTCCCATGTTAAGCATGGATAGATGCATTGAGGAGCTAGAGTGGGGAAAGAATAACGGGGCATGTGGCGTGTTCAAACGGGGCGTGGAAGTCGGAAGATCAGCAAGTGATCCGTATTTTTTCCCACTCTATGAGCATGCTCAGTTTTTAAATTTACCGATATGTATTCACACTGCAGCCCATGATCCTGCTATTGGAGATACACTTGCATCTCACCTGACCATGTATAATTTTCGACTCTCTCCTATTGACGCATTTATTTCATTAATACGAGATCAAATACCTAACAAATTCCCCAAACTACGTGTCGGTTTCATAGAAACATTGTCCTCCTGGGTGCCATATGCGATAGCAGAACTTGAGGCGTTGCATGCTCGCGTCCAATGGATGAGTAATTTCGATTACTCAAAAGATTTAGTTAAAAAAGGAAGATTCTATGTCGCTTGTGAAACTCATGAAGATTTGCCGTACATCATGAACTACACTGGTGACGAGCACTTAATCATCGGGTCTGATTATTCTCATGCAGACCAATCGGCAGAGCTAGAAGCTTTGTCGATACTCCAGGCAAGATCTGATCTGAGCGCTTCTACCACTAACAAGATAATCAATGACAACCCTTCGGAGTTTTATGGGATTCACTAA